The Humulus lupulus chromosome 4, drHumLupu1.1, whole genome shotgun sequence genome has a window encoding:
- the LOC133832668 gene encoding secreted RxLR effector protein 161-like, giving the protein MEKVPYAMALGCLMYIMVSTRPDIAHALSILSRFMSNPGLEHWNALKWLLRYLKGTTEIGLRYRQMDQKVTLEEFVDADYATSKDTRRSTTSHVFTTNGDCICWKSQVQSVVSLSTTEAKFMATTEAFKEAIWLQGILKELKLLKGKATVYLDSQSSIHLCKNPVSHEKT; this is encoded by the coding sequence ATGGAAAAAGTCCCTTATGCTATGGCTCTAGGGTGTTTAATGTACATCATGGTCAGCACAAGACCAGACAtagcacatgctctaagcattctTAGCAGGTTTATGTCCAACCCCGGATTAGAGCATTGGAATGCTCTTAAGTGGCTACTTAGATATCTAAAGGGAACTACTGAGATAGGATTGAGATACAGACAGATGGATCAGAAAGTTACACTTGAAGAATTTGTAGATGCAGACTATGCAACAAGTAAGGATACAAGGAGGTCAACTACTTCACATGTATTCACAACAAATGGAGATTGCATATGTTGGAAGTCCCAAGTACAGTCAGTGGTGTCACTATCAACAACTGAAGCTAAGTTCATGGCCACCACCGAAGCATTCAAAGAGGCAATATGGTTACAAGGAATCTTAAAGGAGCTGAAACTTCTCAAAGGCAAAGCTACTGTGTACTTAGATAGTCAATCATCGATTCATCTATGCAAGAATCCGGTTTCCCATGAGAAAACCTAG
- the LOC133832670 gene encoding uncharacterized protein LOC133832670: protein MAKFELEKFDGTNDFALWRESLKGILVHQKVAKVLGDQKLLAEKKPEEIAEMEEMAYYTIIMYLSNGVRRKLTSEKTAKDENIDKFNEIIVCLANIEHKVDEESQEIFLLKSLPIAYQEVKAAIKYGKDVIALEDVLRALKSKEFELQLEKENRKDEAYFVRERNLKRGSSRGNQSHHSRSKSRGKDSR, encoded by the exons ATGGCAAAGTTTGAACTGGAAAAATTCGATGGCACCAATGATTTTGCCTTATGGAGAGAGAGTTTAAAAGGTATCTTAGTGCATCAAAAGGTGGCTAAAGTGCTCGGAGATCAAAAGCTTTTGGCAGAGAAGAAACCAGAAGAAATTGCTGAAATGGAGGAGATGGCTTATTACACAATCATCATGTATCTTTCTAATGGAGTAAGAAGGAAATTAACCTCAGAAAAGACTGCAAAGG ATGAAAATATTGATAAATTTAATGAGATTATTGTTTGTTTGGCTAATATTGAACATAAGGTAGATGAAGAAAGTCAAGAAATTTTCTTGCTCAAATCATTACCAATTGCCTATCAAGAAGTCAAAGCAGCAATAAAGTATGGCAAAGATGTGATTGCTTTGGAGGATGTTCTTAGAGCTTTAAAGTCGAAGGAGTTCGAGTTACAACTTGAGAAAGAAAACAGAAAAGATGAGGCTTACTTTGTTCGAGAAAGAAATCTAAAGAGAGGCTCATCTAGAGGAAATCAATCACACCATTCAAGGTCGAAGTCAAGAGGGAAAGACTCAAGATAG
- the LOC133832671 gene encoding uncharacterized protein LOC133832671: protein MAYGFQPNSLWCMASNPTLYLLSKDMLISETFMKWKSNINIVLIGNNSKFVVTENEPDFSRKNATKAVRKKCERWTAANNKAKAYMLGNMSKMLRTKMEDVETAYDIMEQLQEMFGHKPDHPRFEATKKYVNHRMAPGQHVHDHSNKMKNYFKNLSYMERH from the coding sequence ATGGCGTATGGCTTCCAACCCAATTCTTTATGGTGTATGGCTTCCAACCCCACTCTCTATCTTTTATCAAAAGACATGCTGATCAGTGAAACTTTCATGAAATGGAAGTcaaatatcaacatagtgttgatcggCAACAACTCAAAATTTGTGGTGACTGAAAATGAACCAGATTTTTCCAGAAAGAACGCCACGAAGGCCGTGAGGAAAAAATGTGAACGTTGGACTGCCGCCAACAACAAGGCCAAGGCGTACATGCTTGGCAACATGTCAAAAATGCTAAGGACCAAGATGGAGGATGTCGAAACTGCTTACGACATCATGGAACAACTCCAAGAAATGTTTGGGCACAAGCCTGATCACCCTCGTTTTGAGGCTACCAAGAAGTATGTGAATCATAGGATGGCACCTGGCCAACATGTTCATGATCATTCGAATAAGATGAAGAACTACTTCAAGAATCTAAGTTACATGGAGCGACACTAG